A part of Gemmatimonadaceae bacterium genomic DNA contains:
- a CDS encoding PadR family transcriptional regulator, with product MPATLATLGSLELTILLAVARLCDDAYGLSIRRDVSDRTGRDYSVGAIYTTLERLETKGFVSSRTTSPTPTRGGRSRRQFTVTAAGRRAIRDAERMARSVWAGIGRPTPEPA from the coding sequence ATGCCCGCCACCCTCGCCACCCTCGGCTCCCTCGAGCTCACCATCCTTCTCGCCGTCGCCCGCCTGTGCGACGACGCCTACGGACTCTCCATCCGCCGCGACGTCTCCGACCGCACGGGCCGAGACTACTCCGTCGGTGCCATCTACACCACCCTCGAGCGGCTCGAGACGAAAGGGTTCGTCTCGTCGCGCACGACATCTCCGACACCGACACGCGGCGGACGCTCGCGCCGACAGTTCACCGTGACCGCGGCCGGCCGCCGCGCCATTCGCGACGCCGAGCGGATGGCGCGATCCGTGTGGGCGGGAATCGGTCGTCCTACGCCGGAGCCGGCATGA
- a CDS encoding amidohydrolase family protein gives MFRSLRRLATLATPATPAALVAVTLVPAAILIAQGPPMSPAANAANAARNTLPLKVARTDTFTTSKGTWISLDVSPDGQTIVFDMLGHIYTMPIMGGKAVALTSGLAYDAQPRFSPDGKRIVFVSDRSGGDNLWLMSLDKSDTVQLTKGNDNLYVSPEWTPDGKYVVASKSGGLGGVAKLWLYNVDGGTGVPLLRDSPPQLKTLGAAFGNNGRYIWYAARQGDWQYNSVGAQFELQVYDRENGKTSQMSTRIGSAFRPALSPDGKYLVYATRQDTKTGLRIRDLETQREEWLAYPVQRDEIESRSPLDAYPGYSFTPDSKAIVVTYGGEIWRVPVDHSAPAKIPFTANVKIEMGPEVRFAYRVDTAATFKSHQVRDIAPSPDGKKLAFTSLDRVYVMDMPSGAPVRVSNANVGEFGPIWSPDSKSLAWVTWSDQAGGQVMRATWGARAGQPAITQLSRTAGLYSDLAWSPAGDRIVMTRAAAREMQDAGAAFFGPAAADFVWMPATGGNATLIMPAAGLGNPHFTTNPDRIYAYGPRDGLVSFRWDGTDMRSHIKVTGPMPTMGTVPGGATTLDAGLVEESAKYWNGGRAAHVVLGDDPTEPNPIPQAPPASLVMMSPTGDQAIAVVGMNIYTVTVPLVGTTPPTVSVANPANAVMPVKLLNEIGGEFPTWTADGKHIMWALANAVWTYDLDRAKVVEDSLKADARAKVIARLRDSAVVAQAGAPPAAAVASGAKPDSAKTDSAKKDKPGYKAAEMRITVMADRDTPRSTILLRGGRAITMKGHEIIDNADVLVRDNRIVAIGPRGSVQAPLDAHVIDVTGKTVMPGFVDTHYHPQWLTPNVHSNQVWQYLAELAYGTTTTRDPQTATTDFLSYGDRVETGEMVGPRIYTTGPGVFSSEQIRDLDHARSILKKYSEYYDTKTLKMYMTGNRQQREWVIMAAKELGLMPTTEGGLDYKLNITHGLDGYPGIEHTLPITPKFADVFEWYKATQVTNSPTLIVEYGGPFGEGWFYQSEDLVHDAKLNHFTHPVDIATKIRRRGQGNAPGPAGFAVKEEYAMWQHAQDVAKTVAAGGRIGVGSHGQLQGLGMHWEIWLLQSGGLSEHDALRAATIVGAQGIGMGQDLGSLEPGKLADILVLDRDPLTNIRNTNSISLVMKNGRVYDANTLDEVYPRQRKLPQQQWMTGAPAASAGIR, from the coding sequence ATGTTCCGCTCCCTTCGTCGCCTCGCTACGCTCGCGACGCCCGCGACGCCCGCGGCGCTCGTGGCAGTTACGCTCGTACCCGCCGCGATCCTGATCGCTCAGGGTCCACCCATGTCGCCCGCGGCGAATGCCGCGAATGCAGCGCGCAACACGCTGCCGCTCAAGGTGGCGCGCACCGACACCTTCACGACGTCGAAGGGGACGTGGATCTCGCTCGACGTCTCGCCCGACGGGCAGACGATCGTGTTCGACATGCTCGGCCACATCTATACAATGCCCATCATGGGCGGCAAAGCCGTCGCGCTCACGAGCGGCCTTGCGTACGACGCGCAACCGCGCTTTTCGCCCGACGGAAAGCGCATCGTGTTCGTGTCCGACCGCAGCGGGGGCGACAACCTGTGGCTCATGTCGCTCGACAAATCGGACACCGTGCAGCTGACCAAGGGCAACGACAATCTCTACGTGTCGCCCGAGTGGACGCCCGACGGCAAGTACGTCGTCGCGTCGAAGTCGGGCGGGCTGGGCGGCGTGGCGAAGCTCTGGCTGTACAACGTCGACGGCGGCACCGGCGTTCCGCTGCTCCGCGATTCGCCGCCGCAGCTCAAGACGCTCGGCGCCGCGTTCGGCAATAACGGACGCTACATTTGGTATGCGGCGCGCCAGGGCGACTGGCAGTACAACTCCGTCGGCGCGCAGTTCGAGCTCCAGGTCTACGATCGCGAGAACGGCAAGACCTCGCAGATGTCGACGCGCATCGGCTCGGCGTTCCGGCCGGCGCTCTCGCCCGACGGCAAGTATCTCGTCTACGCGACGCGTCAGGACACGAAGACCGGCCTCCGCATTAGAGATCTCGAAACACAGCGCGAAGAGTGGCTCGCCTACCCGGTGCAGCGCGACGAGATCGAATCGCGCTCGCCGCTCGATGCGTATCCCGGCTACTCGTTCACGCCGGACTCGAAGGCGATCGTCGTCACGTATGGCGGTGAGATCTGGCGCGTGCCGGTGGACCATAGCGCGCCGGCGAAGATTCCGTTCACGGCGAACGTGAAGATCGAGATGGGACCGGAGGTGCGCTTCGCGTACCGCGTGGACACCGCCGCGACGTTCAAGTCGCATCAGGTGCGCGACATCGCGCCCTCCCCCGACGGCAAGAAGCTCGCGTTCACGTCGCTCGACCGCGTGTACGTCATGGATATGCCGAGTGGCGCGCCGGTGCGCGTGTCGAACGCGAACGTCGGTGAGTTCGGGCCGATCTGGTCGCCGGATTCCAAGTCGCTCGCGTGGGTGACGTGGAGTGATCAGGCGGGCGGACAGGTGATGCGCGCAACGTGGGGCGCGCGCGCCGGACAGCCGGCGATTACACAACTCTCACGCACCGCGGGATTGTACTCGGATCTCGCGTGGTCGCCGGCCGGCGATCGCATCGTGATGACGCGCGCCGCCGCGCGCGAGATGCAGGACGCCGGCGCCGCGTTCTTCGGCCCGGCCGCGGCGGACTTCGTGTGGATGCCCGCGACGGGCGGCAACGCCACGCTGATCATGCCGGCCGCCGGACTCGGCAACCCGCACTTCACGACGAATCCCGATCGCATCTACGCATACGGCCCGCGCGACGGACTCGTGTCGTTCCGCTGGGACGGCACGGACATGCGCTCGCACATCAAGGTCACGGGCCCGATGCCGACGATGGGCACCGTCCCCGGCGGCGCGACGACGCTCGATGCTGGTCTCGTGGAGGAGTCGGCGAAGTACTGGAATGGCGGACGCGCCGCGCACGTCGTGCTCGGCGACGATCCGACGGAGCCCAACCCGATTCCGCAGGCGCCGCCCGCGTCGCTCGTCATGATGTCGCCCACGGGCGACCAGGCGATCGCCGTCGTGGGCATGAACATCTACACCGTGACGGTGCCGCTCGTCGGCACCACGCCGCCGACGGTGTCGGTCGCGAATCCGGCGAACGCGGTGATGCCGGTCAAGCTGCTGAATGAAATTGGCGGTGAGTTTCCGACGTGGACGGCCGACGGCAAGCACATCATGTGGGCGCTCGCCAACGCGGTGTGGACGTACGATCTCGACCGCGCGAAGGTCGTTGAGGATTCTCTAAAGGCCGACGCGCGCGCCAAGGTCATCGCCCGGCTGCGCGACAGTGCCGTGGTGGCGCAGGCAGGCGCCCCGCCGGCGGCCGCCGTGGCGAGCGGAGCGAAGCCCGACAGCGCGAAGACGGACTCCGCGAAGAAGGACAAGCCCGGCTACAAGGCGGCCGAAATGCGCATCACGGTGATGGCCGACCGCGACACGCCGCGCAGCACGATTCTGCTTCGCGGCGGCCGCGCCATCACGATGAAGGGACACGAGATCATCGACAACGCCGACGTGCTGGTGCGCGACAATCGCATTGTCGCGATTGGTCCGCGCGGCAGCGTGCAGGCGCCGTTGGATGCGCATGTCATCGACGTCACGGGCAAGACCGTGATGCCCGGGTTCGTCGACACGCACTACCATCCGCAGTGGCTGACACCGAACGTGCACAGCAACCAGGTCTGGCAGTATCTGGCCGAGCTGGCGTACGGCACGACGACGACGCGCGATCCGCAGACGGCGACGACCGACTTCCTGTCGTACGGCGATCGCGTGGAGACGGGCGAGATGGTGGGGCCGCGCATCTACACGACCGGCCCGGGCGTGTTCTCGAGCGAGCAGATCCGCGACCTGGACCACGCGCGGTCGATCCTCAAGAAGTATTCAGAGTATTATGATACCAAAACGCTAAAGATGTACATGACGGGCAACCGCCAGCAGCGCGAGTGGGTGATCATGGCGGCGAAGGAGCTGGGGCTCATGCCGACGACCGAGGGCGGCCTGGACTACAAGCTCAACATCACGCATGGGCTCGACGGCTATCCGGGCATCGAGCACACGCTGCCGATCACGCCGAAGTTCGCCGACGTGTTCGAGTGGTACAAGGCGACGCAGGTGACCAACTCGCCGACGCTCATCGTCGAATACGGCGGACCGTTCGGCGAAGGCTGGTTCTACCAGAGCGAAGATCTCGTGCACGACGCCAAGCTGAATCACTTCACGCATCCGGTGGACATCGCCACCAAGATTCGCCGTCGCGGCCAGGGCAACGCGCCTGGACCGGCGGGCTTCGCCGTGAAGGAAGAGTACGCGATGTGGCAGCACGCGCAGGACGTCGCGAAGACGGTGGCGGCCGGCGGCCGCATCGGCGTCGGCAGCCACGGCCAGCTCCAGGGACTCGGCATGCATTGGGAGATCTGGCTGCTGCAGAGCGGTGGTCTGTCGGAGCACGACGCGCTGCGTGCGGCCACGATCGTCGGGGCCCAGGGGATCGGGATGGGCCAGGATCTAGGCTCGCTCGAACCGGGCAAGCTCGCGGACATTCTCGTTCTCGATCGCGACCCGCTGACGAACATCCGCAACACGAACTCGATCAGTCTCGTGATGAAGAATGGGCGCGTGTACGATGCGAATACGCTCGATGAAGTGTATCCGCGCCAACGGAAGTTGCCGCAACAGCAGTGGATGACCGGCGCGCCGGCGGCGAGCGCGGGAATTCGGTAA
- a CDS encoding PadR family transcriptional regulator, translating to MSKPNDLVQGTLDLLILKMLALEPMNGWSIGLRLKQLSAEILQVSDGSLYPALHKLEQEGWVSAEWRPSENNRRAKFYSLTRAGRKQLQLEAKHWDRLATAITALIRLQEV from the coding sequence ATGAGCAAGCCCAACGATCTCGTCCAGGGCACCCTGGACCTCCTCATCCTCAAGATGCTCGCGCTCGAGCCCATGAACGGCTGGTCCATCGGCCTCAGGCTCAAGCAACTCTCCGCCGAGATCCTGCAAGTGAGCGACGGCTCGCTCTACCCCGCCCTGCACAAGCTCGAGCAGGAAGGGTGGGTCAGCGCCGAATGGCGGCCCAGCGAAAACAACCGCCGCGCGAAGTTTTACTCGCTCACACGCGCCGGCCGCAAACAACTGCAGCTCGAGGCGAAGCACTGGGATCGCCTCGCCACCGCCATCACCGCGCTCATTCGCCTCCAGGAGGTGTGA
- a CDS encoding ABC transporter permease — MSLRSNLSFDRLPRIVALRLRSLFRRDAVEQELDEELEYHIEQQTAYNIQHGMSPADARDAALRSIGGVAYRKEQVRDTRGTRWLDELIGDARFATRSLVRAHAFTATVVLTLALGIGANTAMFTLLRGTLLRPLPNRDGDRLVYLRQSAPGAHRKNVQFSVPEVADFRASSKAIAEFAEYSSAVPFTLVSNGGHPERARTAVISGNYFDVVGLTPVVGRLTNARDDGAAASPVAVLSYRYWLEHFAADPRVIGSTIRLNDIITTIVGVVQEAPPYPQPTDLFVNTVVSPHHLSATMVTGRTHRMSELFGRLAPSANVDVARREMTQIAATMFRDHPESYEKAAHFELTVEPLRAAVNERASLTFLLLMAAAGFVLLIACANVSNLTLMRGVGREHEMLIRAALGAGSGRLRRLLLVENLLLALVGGLLGVLVAFAGIKLLVGFAAQFSPRASEIRIDALVLAVGLATSLLAAVVLSFIPQIGSHRALAASLLPSGHRATLGRGRQRVQRSLVVAQIAVCVVLLTGAGLLTRTLTKLGAVETGVRTDHVLTLEMPLQGDLLREAMKQPLNLARYESIRTRVAALPGVDAASIGSVPPLRGAISFDVKAEGRAVPPNRATPHGDMKTVDPQFFATSGIPLIAGRAFASTDRRGSAPVVILSKSMARELFGDDDPVGRRVAFTGEVLKFTPFTSDWRTVVGVVGDTRDHGLESDPTATIYEPFAQELILAGALVVRTSADPATLQPMILRAIRDVSPQQLIEHVATIDQIRSENVAPRRLNAMFIAAFSALAVVIAMVGIAGVLGFSVRSRTSEIGIRMSLGADASRVRRMILGEGSVLLALGLAIGVSGALFATRVLRGFLFGITPHDPATLTAVAMTLVLVGVAACWLPAARAARVDPAVALRSE, encoded by the coding sequence ATGTCGCTTCGCTCGAATCTGTCCTTCGATCGGTTGCCGCGGATCGTCGCCCTGCGACTGCGTTCCCTCTTTCGCCGCGATGCCGTGGAACAGGAGCTCGACGAAGAGCTCGAGTATCACATCGAACAACAAACCGCCTATAACATCCAGCACGGCATGTCGCCGGCCGATGCACGCGACGCCGCGCTGCGCTCGATCGGCGGCGTCGCATACCGCAAGGAACAGGTGCGCGACACGCGCGGCACGCGATGGCTCGACGAATTGATCGGCGACGCGCGCTTCGCGACGCGCAGCCTGGTGCGTGCCCACGCCTTCACCGCGACCGTTGTCCTCACGCTCGCTCTCGGGATTGGCGCCAACACGGCGATGTTCACCCTGCTGCGCGGCACGCTCCTTCGCCCGCTGCCCAACCGCGACGGCGATCGCCTGGTGTATCTCAGACAGTCCGCTCCCGGCGCGCACCGAAAGAACGTGCAGTTCTCGGTGCCCGAAGTCGCGGACTTCCGCGCATCCTCGAAAGCCATCGCCGAATTCGCCGAGTATTCGTCGGCCGTGCCGTTCACGCTGGTGTCGAACGGCGGACATCCCGAGCGTGCGCGCACGGCGGTGATCAGCGGCAACTACTTCGACGTCGTCGGACTCACTCCCGTGGTCGGCCGCCTCACGAATGCACGAGACGACGGTGCCGCCGCGTCTCCGGTCGCGGTGTTGTCGTATCGCTATTGGCTCGAGCACTTCGCCGCCGACCCACGCGTCATCGGCTCGACGATTCGCCTCAACGACATAATCACGACGATTGTCGGCGTCGTGCAGGAAGCACCGCCCTACCCGCAACCCACCGACCTCTTCGTGAACACGGTCGTGAGCCCGCATCACCTGAGTGCGACGATGGTCACGGGCCGCACGCATCGCATGTCGGAGCTGTTCGGCCGCCTCGCGCCAAGTGCGAACGTCGACGTCGCACGCCGCGAGATGACGCAGATCGCCGCGACGATGTTCCGCGATCATCCGGAATCGTATGAGAAGGCCGCGCACTTCGAGCTCACCGTCGAACCGCTCCGCGCGGCGGTGAACGAGCGCGCGTCGCTCACGTTCCTGCTGCTGATGGCCGCCGCGGGGTTCGTGCTGCTCATCGCGTGCGCGAACGTCTCGAATCTCACGCTCATGCGCGGCGTCGGCCGCGAGCACGAAATGCTCATCCGCGCCGCACTCGGCGCCGGGTCCGGCCGGCTGCGCCGGCTGCTGCTCGTCGAGAATCTGCTCCTCGCGCTCGTCGGCGGACTGCTCGGCGTTCTGGTTGCGTTCGCGGGGATCAAGCTACTCGTCGGCTTCGCCGCGCAATTCTCGCCGCGCGCGTCCGAGATTCGTATCGACGCTCTGGTGCTCGCGGTCGGACTGGCGACGAGCCTCCTCGCCGCCGTCGTGCTGTCGTTCATTCCACAAATCGGCAGTCATCGCGCGCTCGCCGCGTCGCTGCTGCCGAGCGGCCATCGCGCGACGCTCGGTCGTGGACGGCAGCGCGTGCAGCGGTCGCTGGTCGTGGCGCAAATCGCGGTGTGCGTCGTGCTGCTTACCGGCGCCGGCCTTCTCACGCGGACGTTGACGAAACTCGGGGCCGTCGAAACGGGCGTGCGCACCGATCACGTGCTGACCCTCGAGATGCCGCTGCAGGGCGATCTCCTGCGCGAGGCGATGAAGCAGCCGCTCAATCTCGCGCGCTATGAGAGTATTCGTACGCGCGTCGCCGCGCTGCCGGGAGTGGATGCCGCGTCGATCGGCAGCGTGCCGCCGCTGCGCGGAGCGATATCGTTCGACGTCAAAGCCGAGGGCCGCGCCGTGCCGCCGAATCGTGCGACGCCGCACGGCGACATGAAAACGGTCGATCCGCAATTTTTCGCGACGTCCGGTATTCCGCTCATCGCGGGACGCGCGTTCGCGTCGACCGACCGGCGTGGCAGCGCGCCCGTCGTGATCCTCAGCAAATCAATGGCGCGCGAGTTGTTCGGCGATGACGATCCCGTCGGCCGTCGTGTCGCGTTCACGGGTGAAGTGCTCAAGTTCACACCGTTCACGAGCGATTGGCGCACCGTTGTCGGGGTGGTGGGCGATACGCGGGATCATGGGCTCGAGTCTGATCCGACCGCGACGATCTATGAGCCGTTTGCGCAGGAGCTCATTCTGGCCGGCGCGCTCGTCGTCCGGACGTCGGCCGATCCGGCGACGCTCCAACCGATGATCCTTCGCGCCATTCGCGACGTGTCGCCCCAGCAGTTGATCGAGCATGTCGCGACGATCGATCAGATCCGCAGCGAGAACGTCGCGCCGCGGCGGCTCAACGCGATGTTCATCGCGGCGTTCAGCGCGCTCGCGGTCGTGATCGCGATGGTCGGCATCGCCGGCGTGCTCGGATTCTCGGTCCGCTCGCGCACGTCGGAGATCGGCATTCGCATGAGCCTCGGCGCCGATGCCTCTCGTGTGCGCCGCATGATCCTCGGCGAAGGCAGCGTCCTGCTCGCGCTGGGATTGGCGATCGGCGTGAGCGGCGCGTTGTTCGCGACTCGCGTGCTGCGCGGATTCCTGTTCGGCATCACGCCGCACGATCCCGCCACGCTCACCGCCGTCGCGATGACGCTGGTGCTCGTCGGGGTCGCGGCGTGCTGGTTGCCGGCGGCGCGTGCGGCGCGGGTCGATCCGGCGGTGGCGTTGCGATCGGAGTAG
- a CDS encoding isocitrate lyase/phosphoenolpyruvate mutase family protein, translating into MTQPDRARTFRRLHESGCFVMPNPWDIGGARLLAHLGFRALASTSSGSAWTMGRRDNHLTVDESLSWLRVLSGAVELPINADFEGGFAIEPDGVAANVGRAALTGIAGVSIEDSTGDAANPLFDRTLAVERVRAARQAIDASGRDVVLTGRSEGFITGRPDLAETIRRLAAYAEAGADCLYAPGLRSMSDISDVVRAVSPKPVNVLVSSGFTTVNELAELGVRRISVGGALARVAWGAVLTAAREIAGSGTFNELSGAASSKDIEAAFAAPDR; encoded by the coding sequence ATGACCCAACCCGATCGCGCCCGCACGTTTCGCCGGCTTCACGAATCGGGCTGCTTCGTGATGCCCAACCCATGGGACATCGGCGGCGCGCGCCTGCTTGCGCATCTGGGCTTTCGCGCCCTCGCGAGCACCAGCTCCGGCTCGGCCTGGACGATGGGCCGTCGAGACAATCACTTGACTGTCGATGAATCATTGTCGTGGCTGCGCGTGCTGAGCGGCGCCGTCGAGCTCCCGATCAACGCCGACTTCGAGGGCGGCTTCGCGATCGAGCCCGACGGCGTTGCCGCGAACGTCGGCCGCGCCGCACTCACTGGCATCGCCGGAGTCTCGATCGAGGACTCGACCGGCGACGCGGCGAACCCGCTCTTCGATCGCACGCTCGCCGTCGAGCGCGTGCGCGCGGCGCGGCAAGCGATCGACGCGAGTGGCCGCGACGTGGTTCTCACCGGCCGCTCCGAAGGCTTCATCACCGGCCGCCCCGACCTCGCCGAGACGATTCGGCGTCTCGCCGCGTACGCCGAGGCCGGCGCGGATTGTCTCTATGCGCCGGGCCTTCGCAGCATGTCCGACATCAGCGACGTGGTGCGCGCGGTGTCGCCCAAACCCGTCAACGTGCTGGTGAGCAGCGGATTCACGACCGTGAACGAGCTTGCCGAGCTGGGAGTGCGTCGCATCAGTGTCGGTGGCGCGCTCGCGCGCGTCGCGTGGGGCGCCGTGCTCACTGCCGCGCGCGAGATCGCCGGCAGCGGCACGTTCAATGAATTGTCCGGCGCGGCGTCGTCAAAGGATATTGAAGCCGCGTTCGCAGCGCCGGACCGGTGA
- a CDS encoding DUF1801 domain-containing protein: MAAYLASLTPDKRTVIDEARAFVHKHLPKGYAEFMNWGVINWGIPFEEFSSTHNGQPLSYVGLGAKKSYNSLYLMGVFDSATGEYTSPFSQTLLVDAFKKAGKRLDMGKCCLHFKTLDDLELTSIANVIAMSTPKEYVAYYKRKKGLE, from the coding sequence GTGGCCGCCTACCTCGCCTCGCTCACGCCGGACAAGCGCACCGTGATCGACGAAGCCCGCGCGTTTGTCCACAAGCATCTCCCGAAGGGTTATGCCGAGTTCATGAACTGGGGCGTGATCAACTGGGGAATCCCGTTCGAAGAATTTTCCAGCACGCACAACGGCCAGCCGCTGAGCTACGTCGGCCTCGGCGCGAAGAAGAGCTACAACTCGCTTTATTTGATGGGCGTCTTCGACAGCGCGACGGGCGAGTACACGTCGCCGTTTTCGCAGACGCTGCTCGTCGACGCGTTCAAGAAGGCCGGAAAGCGGCTCGACATGGGGAAGTGCTGCCTGCATTTCAAGACGCTCGATGATCTCGAGCTCACGTCGATTGCGAACGTGATCGCGATGTCGACGCCGAAGGAGTACGTCGCGTACTACAAGCGGAAGAAAGGGCTCGAGTAA
- a CDS encoding S8 family serine peptidase: MKQHLVVKLYKRLRDDDDIPDWLDFIHDKSFVKERLVPDFDRVMRDAGAKFWVVSEHKPAGEYWTDDEVRHGLDRVYRVILQDDYDLPPDLVARIRLVPGVEGIHDLAVGEADIPTRPTDGDGGDGGTHRGLAIESSLPMGRAEEMIGLAYARAITRGQPEVHIAVLDTGVNLDHQELEGKLLPGADFVDLEGLDTTGFIGDFMGYDDVPEDEVGHGTHVSGIIAARGVAMDEGVAPDCRIMPVRVLATMKSGDRLVGAGIIDNINTGIKWAVDHGAHVINMSLGIRHAGGGLPHEDVIRYALTKNVTVVAASGNDGTAERYYPGALPGVIAVGAVDPSGVVTPFTSYGAPITVVAPGTNIYSSFAHNTYAVASGTSQAAPFVTGAVALLHAFARQAGRRIGFREVTQVLRNTADRGDAQLRTERAGYGLINLADALKLLAHQFN; this comes from the coding sequence ATGAAGCAGCACCTGGTTGTAAAGCTGTACAAACGGTTGCGCGACGACGACGACATTCCGGACTGGCTCGACTTCATTCACGACAAGTCGTTCGTGAAGGAGCGGCTGGTGCCGGACTTCGATCGTGTGATGCGCGACGCGGGCGCGAAGTTCTGGGTCGTGAGCGAACACAAGCCCGCCGGCGAATACTGGACCGACGACGAAGTGCGGCACGGGCTGGATCGCGTCTATCGCGTCATTCTGCAGGACGACTACGACCTGCCGCCGGATCTCGTGGCGCGCATTCGCCTCGTACCGGGGGTCGAGGGAATCCACGATCTGGCAGTCGGCGAAGCGGACATCCCCACGCGGCCGACAGACGGAGACGGCGGCGACGGCGGTACTCACCGCGGGCTCGCGATCGAGAGCTCGCTGCCCATGGGCCGCGCGGAAGAGATGATCGGGCTGGCGTATGCGCGCGCGATCACGCGCGGCCAGCCCGAAGTGCACATCGCCGTGCTCGACACGGGCGTCAACCTCGATCACCAGGAGCTCGAGGGGAAGCTCTTGCCCGGCGCCGATTTCGTGGATCTCGAGGGTCTCGATACCACGGGATTCATCGGCGACTTCATGGGCTACGACGACGTGCCGGAGGATGAGGTCGGACACGGCACGCACGTTTCGGGGATCATCGCGGCGCGCGGCGTCGCGATGGACGAAGGCGTGGCGCCGGACTGTCGCATCATGCCGGTGCGCGTGCTCGCGACGATGAAGAGCGGCGACCGCCTCGTCGGCGCGGGGATCATCGACAACATCAACACCGGCATCAAGTGGGCGGTCGATCACGGCGCGCACGTCATCAACATGAGTTTAGGGATTCGTCATGCCGGCGGTGGATTGCCGCACGAGGACGTGATTCGCTACGCGCTCACGAAGAACGTCACCGTCGTCGCGGCGAGCGGCAATGACGGCACCGCGGAGCGCTACTATCCCGGCGCGCTGCCGGGAGTGATCGCGGTGGGCGCGGTCGACCCCTCCGGCGTCGTCACGCCGTTCACGTCGTATGGCGCGCCGATCACCGTCGTCGCGCCGGGCACGAACATCTACAGCTCGTTCGCGCACAACACCTATGCGGTCGCGTCGGGCACGTCGCAGGCGGCGCCGTTCGTGACCGGTGCGGTCGCGCTGCTGCACGCCTTTGCGCGGCAGGCGGGACGGCGCATCGGGTTTCGAGAAGTCACGCAAGTCCTGCGCAATACCGCCGACCGCGGCGACGCGCAGCTCCGCACCGAACGCGCGGGCTATGGTCTGATCAATCTCGCGGACGCACTCAAGCTGCTGGCCCATCAGTTCAACTAG